The nucleotide sequence AGGCTTGTTCGTTCTGTTACGTCGTGAATTCGAGCGACCCTTAGGCGTGTTAATTCTCTCTTCGTGACGCTTAACCGCACGGCGGATTTTCTGGCTTCTTGAACGCTCACGCTTGCGGGATGTGTCGTTCTTGTCAATCATTGTGTTCTTTTCCGGCGGAAGCTCAACCAGCTCTCTCAGATAGTTGACTTCCTTCAGTTCAAGTTCCATCCAGCCACCACGTGGCAGAGTTTTCTCCAGGAAGATATCACCGTAACGCACACGCTTAAGGCGGCTAACCGTTGTATCCTGAGATTCCCACAGACGACGAACTTCACGGTTACGGCCTTCGTTGATCACAACATAGAAAGTATGGTTGATGCCTTCGCCACCGGCGTAAACCACGTCTTCAAAGCGGGCCATGCCATCTTCAAGCTCAACGCCTTTCACAAGGTTACGAACTTTCTCTTCGTTCACTTCACCGAATACGCGAACCAGGTATTCACGCTCAACCTGACGGCTCGGGTGCATCAGGCGGTTTGCCAGTTCACCGTCTGTGGTGAACAGAAGCAGCCCGGAGGTGTTTGCATCCAGACGACCAACAGAGATCCAACGAGAACCACGAATCTTAGGCAGGCGATCAAAAACAGTTCTGCGACCTTCAGGGTCGTGTCGGGTACACAACTCCCCTTCCGGCTTGTAGTAAGCAAGAACACGGCAAACAACTTCTTCCTGTGCTTTCACGGATACTGTGTGTCCATCAATACGAACAACGGCATTCTCGTCTTCCAGCCGTTCACCCAGTTTTGCTACCTGACCATTAACACTAACACGACCAGCTTTGATTAATGCTTCAAGCTCACGGCGAGAACCATGACCTGCACGTGCTAATATCTTCTGTAATTTTTCGCTCATTAAAGTTCCTATTGTCGTCTTCTCAGACGTCAGTTTTCATTGAAAATGAAGGTACTGATGAATCACAATCCACCAGCAGCAAAATTTTTGCGGCTGGTGATTATACATTAGATTGTAGTTTGTTAGATAGAAAAATATTAGTGGGAGAAGATACTACTCAAACGGTGCCGGGTCACCCGCGCCTACACGCGCAACAACGGCCTCATCATCACTAAAATCAATAACCGTTGTTGGCTGCTCACCCAGATAGCCGCCGTTCATGATAAGGTCAACGGCGTGCTCAAGCTTATCGCGGATCTCTTCCGGGTCCGCCTCTGCCATCTCACTACCCGGCAGGATAAGGGTGGTAGACATTAGCGGCTCACCCAAAGCTTCCAACAGATCCAGAGCAATTTTGTTGTCCGGCACACGGATTCCGATGGTTTTTCGCTTGGCATTCATCAGGCGGCGCGGCACCTCTTTTGTACCTTTAAAGATAAAGGTGTAAGGTCCCGGTGTATTGTTTTTCAGCAGACGGAAGGCTCCGTTATCAACCCGCGCGTAAAGGGAAAGTTCAGAAAGGTCGCGGCACAACAGAGTAAAGTTATGGTTATTATCCAGCTTGCGGATGCGGCAAATTCTGTCTAGTGCCTGCTTATTTTCAAGCTGGCAGCCAAGCGCATAACCTGAATCGGTCGGATAAACAATCACGCCACCATTACGGATTATTGCGACAGCCTGATTAATCAGTCTTGTCTGTGGGTTTTCTGGATGAAGATAAAAAAATTGGCTCATTTGGATTCCTCACTGTCGATAGACTCGACATTTTCAGCCGGGGTCAGCCCCCAGTCTTTCCATACTGGTTCTACTCCTGAAGGTAGCCAGAGGTTCCTTCCCAGCTCCATCCAGGGAGAGGGATAATGAAAGTCTGAACCTTGAGAAGCTAATAGTTTGTATTGTATAGCATAATCGGCCAAATTGCGCCTGTCATGTTGCGCCTGCTGCGGTTGGGCAACTTCTATTGCCTCTCCTCCGGCTTCAATAAAAGCGCTAAGCAGCCTTTTTATCCACTTAGCTGTCAGGTTGTAATGCCCGGGATGAGCCAGTACTGCCATACCTCCGGCTGCGTGAATGGCATCCACAGCCTCTTTCATTGAGCACCAGTTTGGCGGCACATAGCCGGGATTGTTGCGGGTCAGAAACTTCTTAAATACCTGCTGCATATTGGCGGCAAAGCCGTTGTCCACAATCCACTTTGCAAAGTGAGCTCTGGTTATGGGAGCCTCTCCGGCAATGCTCTGCACCTCTTCATACACGCCCGCTCTGGTTGCTTTTTCAAGTCTTGCGGCCATGGTTTGCGCTCTGGCGCTTCTCCGCTCTTTCTGAGCTTCAATCAGGGCCGACAAGGCTTCACTTTCCGGGTCGATTCGTAATCCGACAATATGAATATCTTTATTCTGCCAAACTGTAGAGATCTCAATGCCATTAATAAGCTTAATATCCAGCTGATTTTCTGCAATATGCTGATGAGCCTCTTCCAGACCATCGATAGTATCGTGGTCGGTAATGGCCAGAACACGGATATTAAACTCGCAAGCTCTGTCGATCAGCGCCTGTGGGGAGTAGCGTCCGTCGGATGCCGTTGTATGACTGTGTAGATCTATTTTCATTTGATGCTTGACTTTATCTCTCTGTACTAGTTAACTAGTACCTGTTTTCACAGAATCGAATTTATGCCCATGTTACAAGAAATTTACAGAAAGCCCAGCGCAATTATGACAGCAGCACCCAAAGTGCACGCTGAGCTTAGCTGGTGGCGTATCTGGTTAATTTCAGAGGCGGGCTAACGACTGTTATTTACAGAAGAATTTATAAAAAGCCCGCACGAATTGCGGGCTTTTTTATTATTTCCGGATTGTTTGAACAAAAATAGAACAGAATAACGATTTTCCTGATTGGGTACGGCAAAAGTTTGTGACACTATCTAGGAAAAGGAATTATACCAATTTGATATACAGGAGGTCTTGTGAATAAGGCCATTGAAATAAAACAGAAAGGTCAGTTGGACATCATCTCCAAAGATGTCTCTTATACTCAGGATCCCACACGCCTGTTTCAGGTTTTATGCGGCGATAAAACCAACAGCCTGCTTCTTGAATCTGCCGATATAGATTCAAAAGAAGACCTGAAAAGCATGCTACTGATTGATGCTGCAGTGCGCATTGTCTGCCGCGAGCATGACGTTGAACTGGAAGCATTAACGGCAAACGGTGAAAAAGCACTTCAGCGTATTTCAGATCATGTTCAGTCATCAATTCAAACGTCCGGCGATAAGCAAAAAACACTCAAGCTTCACTTTGAGCAGCCTGATAACACGTTAGATGAAGACAGCCGTCTGCGTGAAGCCTCTTCCTTTGATGCGCTTCGTCTGATTCAGCACAGTTTTGATATTGAAGGTAAAGACAAGTTTGCACTCTTCATGGGTGGACTGTTTGCCTATGACTTAGTAGCAAACTTTGAACCTCTTGGTGATGCAGACCCGGTTAACGATTGCCCTGACTACCTGTTCTATCTGGCAGAAACCCTGATGATTGTCGATCATCAGACACAAAGCTGCACAGTACAGGCAAGTGTGTTTGACGGCTCAGACGAAACCAAGCAAGCACTGGTAAGTCGCCTTGATGAAATTGACAGACTAAGCCACCAGCCTGCACCGTTAAAAGAAAGTGTAAAACTAAGCAAATGCGAAGCCGTACCAAGCGTTTCTGATGAAGACTTCTGTCAGGTTGTCAGTGACCTGAAGGAATACGTAGTGAAAGGCGATATTTTCCAGGTAGTACCATCACGCCGGTTTACCCTTCCTTGCCCTTCGCCTCTGGCCGCTTATCAGTCTCTGAAGCAGAGCAACCCAAGCCCGTACATGTTCTATATGCATGATGAGCTGTTCACTCTGTTTGGTGCATCGCCAGAGAGTGCGCTGAAATACTCTGCCGATACAAACCAGATCGAGATTTACCCTATCGCAGGTACACGTCCACGCGGTAAGAACCCTGACGGCACGATTAACTTAGATCTGGACAGCCGCATGGAGCTGGATCTGAGAAGTGATATGAAAGAGAAAGCCGAGCATATGATGCTGGTAGATCTGGCACGTAACGATGTTGCCCGAATCTCTGAACCTGGCACCCGTCATCTGGCAGACCTTCTTAAAGCAGACCGTTACAGCCACGTAATTCACCTGGTATCTCGCGTAGTCGGTCAGCTTCGCAATGACCTTGATGCCCTGCACGGCTATCAGGCTTGTATGAATATGGGCACTCTGTCAGGCGCGCCAAAAATTCGTGCTATGCAGCTAATTCGCGACGTAGAGAAAAAACGCCGCGGTAGCTATGGCGGTGCCGTAGGTTACTACACAGGCGAAGGTGATTTAGATACCTGTATCGTTATCCGCTCTGCCTATGTGGAAAACGGTATCGCTCAGGTTCAGGCTGGTGCCGGTATTGTTTATGACTCAGATCCACAGTCAGAAGCCGATGAAACCCGGGCAAAAGCGCAGGCAGTAATCTCTGCGATTCAAAAAGCACACAAGGAGTAAACAAGATGGCTGATATTGTATTTATAGACAACTTTGACTCCTTTACCTACAACCTTGTTGATCAGTTCCGGGCACTGGGTCATGAAGTCACCATCTACCGTAATCATATCGCTGCAGACAAAATCGCAGCAATTGTCAACGAGCTGGAAAATCCGGTTGTACTTCTTTCCCCTGGTCCGGGCGCTCCTTCAGAAGCCGGAAATATGCCAGAGATAATCCAGTTACTGAAAGGCAAAGTGCCAATGATTGGCATATGCCTGGGCCATCAGGCTATTGTTGAAGCCTACGGTGGCACGGTAGCCGGAGCAGGTGAAATTCTGCACGGTAAGGTTTCAATGATGGAACACCAAGGGCATTCGGTATATGGTAATCTTCCTTCACCACTTGCCATCGCCAGATATCACTCATTAGTTGCCACTTCAGTACCTGATGAGCTAAAAATAACAGCAGAAGTAAACGGACTGGTTATGTCTGTTGTTCACGAGCAGGACAAGGTTGTCGGGTTTCAGTTCCACCCGGAATCTATCATGACAACCTATGGCGCTGCCCTGCTGGCAAATAGCATCGACTGGGCACTGGGTAAATAGCCAACAAGTTAAAGACAGATAAAAATTTTAGGGAAGTAGAATGCAACAGATTATTAATAAGTTATACGAACAACAGTCTTTAACCAGGGACGAGAGCGAGCAGCTTTTTGACACCATTATCAAGGGTGAAATGGACCCGATTCTGATTGCCGCCGTTCTTACTGCAATGAAAATCAAAGGTGAAACACCCGATGAAATTGCAGGTGCTGCATCTGCACTGCTGGCAAACGCCAATCCGTTCCCTCGCCCTGACTATGATTTTGCCGATATCGTAGGTACAGGTGGAGACGGTGCCAATACCATCAATATTTCCACTACAGCCGCCTTTGTCGCGGCTGCATGTGGCGTAAAAGTGGCCAAACACGGTAACCGCAGCGTTTCCAGTAAAACAGGCTCTTCAGATCTTCTGGACTCCTTTGGTATCAATCTTTCCATGACACCGCAGCAAACACGCGATGCGGTCGATGATCTGGGTGTCGGCTTCCTGTTTGCCCAGCAGTATCACTGGGGTATCCGTAACGCGATGCCTGCCCGTCTGGCAATGAAGACCCGCACTATCTTCAATATTCTTGGCCCGCTGATTAACCCTGCCCGCCCGAATATTGAACTGATGGGTGTTTATGACGCATCACTTGTGCGCCCTATCGCTGAAACCATGGCAAAAATGGGCATGAAGCGCGCGGCGGTTGTGCACGGCAGTGGTCTGGACGAGGTAGCAATTCACGGTGAAACTCTGGTTGCCGAAATCATCGGCAGCGAAATTAAAGAATACACACTGACTCCGGAAGACTTTGGTGTAAACACTCATCCACTTAAAGCAATCGAAGGTGGTGAGCCAACAGAAAACCGCGCAATCATCACAGATATTCTGACAGGCAACGGGACAGAAGCTCAGACATCAGCCGTAGCCGTTAACGTTGCTATGCTTCTGCGCCTGTTTGGTCAGGAAGACCTGAAAGCCAACACGCAAAAAGCGATTGAAGTGATGAACTCCGGCCAGGCTTACAAGCTGGTTAA is from Vibrio sp. JC009 and encodes:
- the rluB gene encoding 23S rRNA pseudouridine(2605) synthase RluB — its product is MSEKLQKILARAGHGSRRELEALIKAGRVSVNGQVAKLGERLEDENAVVRIDGHTVSVKAQEEVVCRVLAYYKPEGELCTRHDPEGRRTVFDRLPKIRGSRWISVGRLDANTSGLLLFTTDGELANRLMHPSRQVEREYLVRVFGEVNEEKVRNLVKGVELEDGMARFEDVVYAGGEGINHTFYVVINEGRNREVRRLWESQDTTVSRLKRVRYGDIFLEKTLPRGGWMELELKEVNYLRELVELPPEKNTMIDKNDTSRKRERSRSQKIRRAVKRHEERINTPKGRSNSRRNRTNKPSRQR
- a CDS encoding L-threonylcarbamoyladenylate synthase → MSQFFYLHPENPQTRLINQAVAIIRNGGVIVYPTDSGYALGCQLENKQALDRICRIRKLDNNHNFTLLCRDLSELSLYARVDNGAFRLLKNNTPGPYTFIFKGTKEVPRRLMNAKRKTIGIRVPDNKIALDLLEALGEPLMSTTLILPGSEMAEADPEEIRDKLEHAVDLIMNGGYLGEQPTTVIDFSDDEAVVARVGAGDPAPFE
- a CDS encoding PHP domain-containing protein, translating into MKIDLHSHTTASDGRYSPQALIDRACEFNIRVLAITDHDTIDGLEEAHQHIAENQLDIKLINGIEISTVWQNKDIHIVGLRIDPESEALSALIEAQKERRSARAQTMAARLEKATRAGVYEEVQSIAGEAPITRAHFAKWIVDNGFAANMQQVFKKFLTRNNPGYVPPNWCSMKEAVDAIHAAGGMAVLAHPGHYNLTAKWIKRLLSAFIEAGGEAIEVAQPQQAQHDRRNLADYAIQYKLLASQGSDFHYPSPWMELGRNLWLPSGVEPVWKDWGLTPAENVESIDSEESK
- a CDS encoding anthranilate synthase component 1, with translation MNKAIEIKQKGQLDIISKDVSYTQDPTRLFQVLCGDKTNSLLLESADIDSKEDLKSMLLIDAAVRIVCREHDVELEALTANGEKALQRISDHVQSSIQTSGDKQKTLKLHFEQPDNTLDEDSRLREASSFDALRLIQHSFDIEGKDKFALFMGGLFAYDLVANFEPLGDADPVNDCPDYLFYLAETLMIVDHQTQSCTVQASVFDGSDETKQALVSRLDEIDRLSHQPAPLKESVKLSKCEAVPSVSDEDFCQVVSDLKEYVVKGDIFQVVPSRRFTLPCPSPLAAYQSLKQSNPSPYMFYMHDELFTLFGASPESALKYSADTNQIEIYPIAGTRPRGKNPDGTINLDLDSRMELDLRSDMKEKAEHMMLVDLARNDVARISEPGTRHLADLLKADRYSHVIHLVSRVVGQLRNDLDALHGYQACMNMGTLSGAPKIRAMQLIRDVEKKRRGSYGGAVGYYTGEGDLDTCIVIRSAYVENGIAQVQAGAGIVYDSDPQSEADETRAKAQAVISAIQKAHKE
- a CDS encoding aminodeoxychorismate/anthranilate synthase component II; this encodes MADIVFIDNFDSFTYNLVDQFRALGHEVTIYRNHIAADKIAAIVNELENPVVLLSPGPGAPSEAGNMPEIIQLLKGKVPMIGICLGHQAIVEAYGGTVAGAGEILHGKVSMMEHQGHSVYGNLPSPLAIARYHSLVATSVPDELKITAEVNGLVMSVVHEQDKVVGFQFHPESIMTTYGAALLANSIDWALGK
- the trpD gene encoding anthranilate phosphoribosyltransferase, whose protein sequence is MQQIINKLYEQQSLTRDESEQLFDTIIKGEMDPILIAAVLTAMKIKGETPDEIAGAASALLANANPFPRPDYDFADIVGTGGDGANTINISTTAAFVAAACGVKVAKHGNRSVSSKTGSSDLLDSFGINLSMTPQQTRDAVDDLGVGFLFAQQYHWGIRNAMPARLAMKTRTIFNILGPLINPARPNIELMGVYDASLVRPIAETMAKMGMKRAAVVHGSGLDEVAIHGETLVAEIIGSEIKEYTLTPEDFGVNTHPLKAIEGGEPTENRAIITDILTGNGTEAQTSAVAVNVAMLLRLFGQEDLKANTQKAIEVMNSGQAYKLVKQLAERG